Proteins from a single region of Rana temporaria chromosome 5, aRanTem1.1, whole genome shotgun sequence:
- the LOC120940368 gene encoding uncharacterized protein LOC120940368 isoform X2, giving the protein MVLSAIVVSKMNSSAPPPESGQYATSQQRPFFYAQPTAQLPFPNPWYLAQLYNPYCISGPGYRGGNPYMPYYSVPLHEYPGFYVPQQQMNLRMNRRPYFNPHPPAPMFYHATRFRHYASPGRRTETKETQTDPRQPEYIPKKHPGTEREDCDKGNAVSHSSGISTENGHLPETAETTMSPVTAMPERDFVKNACNSAQYRNMPPGSFAYEKEEVRIEYGSGSPAAIQMWKSYKETIPIYDVAVVKEIPENVVQRDLFCEGVLYGPHTEENIAVQSISFTNTEERKQLPPPKLCLDEVHETETQTFVQDGEPRPESAKQDKQNSRPKIPLEGESQSILAEHVDAACTVYDVHQAIHDSEETDTSEEASEELLVGLDTCPENVTQSESVCNGEIKVANASVWVEDSVQKFIPSPSWVAWIENQETNYDYDVYMSQRRQKRPSILSITSDELSSRDEGSSMDNGSVSYFVPDYMLRKGLYAFRRSAESSEKEKIQSGGSLKEDDVPVKHASSRYEKGCGPSIGQNVKGVSSRSRKIGVPIRDLNKRKLYSVKKKPRKSQSLSEPEDSEEYWVLEEENLHKFEKDETDEEYYFEEDRPNEQLDFCKTNFFKQIAQQRILWKPPKGAFPAHLVGWPVREKLKVKKKSLTETLEQAHKLKACDYAKYEKPERGYKEVTDLKKPQHKTGGKSQKKTSGATVEEYWVGRGAKPKFTEPAYYLQDTTKSQEQDKPPKKKGTRKSSSKRKQARTDTEEIETWEIPRSFLYRGHGLRKGGTRKK; this is encoded by the exons ATGGTTCTATCTGCTATTGTAG TTTCAAAAATGAACAGTTCAGCACCACCTCCTGAAAGTGGGCAGTATGCCACATCGCAGCAAAGGCCCTTCTTTTATGCACAACCAACGGCACAACTACCTTTCCCAAACCCTTGGTACCTTGCCCAACTTTACAATCCATACTGCATCTCTGGACCAG gttaCCGGGGGGGTAATCCATATATGCCCTATTATTCGGTCCCACTTCATGAGTATCCTGGATTTTATGTCCCTCAACAGCAAATGAACTTGCGAATGAACCGAAGACCTTATTTTAATCCTCATCCACCAGCCCCCATGTTTTACCATGCCACACGATTTAGGCACTACGCCAGTCCAGGGAGAAGAACTGAAACAAAAGAAACACAGACAGATCCAAGGCAGCCTGAATATATACCCAAAAAGCACCCAGGTACAGAAAGGGAAGACTGTGATAAAGGAAATGCAGTTTCCCATTCATCTGGCATCAGCACAGAGAATGGACACCTCCCGGAGACTGCTGAAACGACAATGTCTCCAGTGACGGCAATGCCAGAAAGAGACTTTGTCAAAAATGCCTGCAATTCAGCACAGTATCGAAATATGCCTCCAGGAAGCTTTGCATATGAGAAAGAGGAGGTAAGAATAGAGTATGGAAGTGGTTCTCCTGCTGCCATACAGATGTGGAAGTCTTATAAAGAAACTATACCAATATATGATGTGGCAGTAGTTAAAGAGATACCAGAAAATGTAGTGCAGCGTGATCTATTTTGTGAGGGTGTATTGTATGGCCCCCACACTGAAGAAAATATTGCAGTGCAGAGCATATCCTTCACAAACACAGAGGAGCGCAAGCAGTTGCCACCTCCTAAACTCTGCCTTGATGAAGTGCATGAAACCGAAACCCAGACTTTTGTGCAAGATGGTGAACCAAGGCCAGAATCGGCTAAGCAAGATAAACAAAACTCAAGACCAAAAATTCCACTAGAGGGAGAATCTCAGTCTATTCTTGCTGAACATGTTGATGCTGCATGTACTGTTTATGATGTCCACCAAGCAATTCACGATTCAGAGGAAACTGATACATCTGAAGAAGCAAGTGAAGAGCTTCTAGTTGGACTGGATACATGTCCAGAAAACGTGACTCAAAGCGAGTCTGTATGTAATGGAGAAATAAAGGTGGCAAATGCAAGTGTATGGGTAGAGGACTCTGTTCAAAAGTTTATTCCCTCGCCATCCTGGGTGGCCTGGATTGAAAATCAAGAAACAAATTATGACTATGATGTGTATATGTCTCAGAGAAGGCAAAAGCGCCCCAGTATATTGAGCATTACATCAGATGAGCTTTCATCTAGAGATGAGGGCTCGTCCATGGATAATGGTTCAGTTTCTTATTTTGTGCCAGATTATATGCTTCGAAAAGGCTTGTACGCTTTCCGACGAAGTGCAGAGAGCTCAGAAAAGGAGAAAATTCAAAGTGGTGGCTCTCTGAAAGAGGATGACGTTCCAGTGAAGCATGCCAGCAGCCGGTATGAAAAAGGCTGCGGCCCTTCTATTGGCCAAAACGTTAAAGGTGTTTCTAGCAGGAGCCGAAAAATTGGAGTACCCATTAGAGACTTAAACAAGAGAAAACTCTACTCTGTAAAAAAGAAACCAAGAAAGAGTCAATCTTTGTCTGAACCTGAAGATTCGGAAGAATATTGGGTACTGGAGGAAGAAAACTTGCACAAATTTGAGAAAGATGAGACAGATGAAGAATATTATTTTGAGGAAGATCGACCAAATGAGCAGCTGGACTTTTGTAAAACCAACTTCTTTAAGCAGATTGCTCAGCAAAGGATTTTGTGGAAACCACCAAAAGGAGCCTTTCCGGCCCATCTTGTTGGGTGGCCTGTCAGAGAAAAGCTTAAAGTAAAGAAAAAGAGTTTAACTGAAACTCTTGAGCAGGCACATAAACTTAAAGCATGTGACTATGCAAAGTATGAGAAGCCTGAGAGAGGATACAAAGAGGTGACCGACCTGAAGAAACCTCAGCATAAAACAGGTG GAAAATCCCAAAAGAAAACCTCTGGGGCAACTGTTGAAGAGTACTGGGTTGGAAGAGGTGCTAAGCCCAAATTCACAGAACCTGCATATTATCTGCAAGATACAACCAAAAGCCAAGAGCAAG
- the LOC120940368 gene encoding uncharacterized protein LOC120940368 isoform X1, producing the protein MVLSAIVVSKMNSSAPPPESGQYATSQQRPFFYAQPTAQLPFPNPWYLAQLYNPYCISGPGYRGGNPYMPYYSVPLHEYPGFYVPQQQMNLRMNRRPYFNPHPPAPMFYHATRFRHYASPGRRTETKETQTDPRQPEYIPKKHPGTEREDCDKGNAVSHSSGISTENGHLPETAETTMSPVTAMPERDFVKNACNSAQYRNMPPGSFAYEKEEVRIEYGSGSPAAIQMWKSYKETIPIYDVAVVKEIPENVVQRDLFCEGVLYGPHTEENIAVQSISFTNTEERKQLPPPKLCLDEVHETETQTFVQDGEPRPESAKQDKQNSRPKIPLEGESQSILAEHVDAACTVYDVHQAIHDSEETDTSEEASEELLVGLDTCPENVTQSESVCNGEIKVANASVWVEDSVQKFIPSPSWVAWIENQETNYDYDVYMSQRRQKRPSILSITSDELSSRDEGSSMDNGSVSYFVPDYMLRKGLYAFRRSAESSEKEKIQSGGSLKEDDVPVKHASSRYEKGCGPSIGQNVKGVSSRSRKIGVPIRDLNKRKLYSVKKKPRKSQSLSEPEDSEEYWVLEEENLHKFEKDETDEEYYFEEDRPNEQLDFCKTNFFKQIAQQRILWKPPKGAFPAHLVGWPVREKLKVKKKSLTETLEQAHKLKACDYAKYEKPERGYKEVTDLKKPQHKTGGKSQKKTSGATVEEYWVGRGAKPKFTEPAYYLQDTTKSQEQGSVYKPPKKKGTRKSSSKRKQARTDTEEIETWEIPRSFLYRGHGLRKGGTRKK; encoded by the exons ATGGTTCTATCTGCTATTGTAG TTTCAAAAATGAACAGTTCAGCACCACCTCCTGAAAGTGGGCAGTATGCCACATCGCAGCAAAGGCCCTTCTTTTATGCACAACCAACGGCACAACTACCTTTCCCAAACCCTTGGTACCTTGCCCAACTTTACAATCCATACTGCATCTCTGGACCAG gttaCCGGGGGGGTAATCCATATATGCCCTATTATTCGGTCCCACTTCATGAGTATCCTGGATTTTATGTCCCTCAACAGCAAATGAACTTGCGAATGAACCGAAGACCTTATTTTAATCCTCATCCACCAGCCCCCATGTTTTACCATGCCACACGATTTAGGCACTACGCCAGTCCAGGGAGAAGAACTGAAACAAAAGAAACACAGACAGATCCAAGGCAGCCTGAATATATACCCAAAAAGCACCCAGGTACAGAAAGGGAAGACTGTGATAAAGGAAATGCAGTTTCCCATTCATCTGGCATCAGCACAGAGAATGGACACCTCCCGGAGACTGCTGAAACGACAATGTCTCCAGTGACGGCAATGCCAGAAAGAGACTTTGTCAAAAATGCCTGCAATTCAGCACAGTATCGAAATATGCCTCCAGGAAGCTTTGCATATGAGAAAGAGGAGGTAAGAATAGAGTATGGAAGTGGTTCTCCTGCTGCCATACAGATGTGGAAGTCTTATAAAGAAACTATACCAATATATGATGTGGCAGTAGTTAAAGAGATACCAGAAAATGTAGTGCAGCGTGATCTATTTTGTGAGGGTGTATTGTATGGCCCCCACACTGAAGAAAATATTGCAGTGCAGAGCATATCCTTCACAAACACAGAGGAGCGCAAGCAGTTGCCACCTCCTAAACTCTGCCTTGATGAAGTGCATGAAACCGAAACCCAGACTTTTGTGCAAGATGGTGAACCAAGGCCAGAATCGGCTAAGCAAGATAAACAAAACTCAAGACCAAAAATTCCACTAGAGGGAGAATCTCAGTCTATTCTTGCTGAACATGTTGATGCTGCATGTACTGTTTATGATGTCCACCAAGCAATTCACGATTCAGAGGAAACTGATACATCTGAAGAAGCAAGTGAAGAGCTTCTAGTTGGACTGGATACATGTCCAGAAAACGTGACTCAAAGCGAGTCTGTATGTAATGGAGAAATAAAGGTGGCAAATGCAAGTGTATGGGTAGAGGACTCTGTTCAAAAGTTTATTCCCTCGCCATCCTGGGTGGCCTGGATTGAAAATCAAGAAACAAATTATGACTATGATGTGTATATGTCTCAGAGAAGGCAAAAGCGCCCCAGTATATTGAGCATTACATCAGATGAGCTTTCATCTAGAGATGAGGGCTCGTCCATGGATAATGGTTCAGTTTCTTATTTTGTGCCAGATTATATGCTTCGAAAAGGCTTGTACGCTTTCCGACGAAGTGCAGAGAGCTCAGAAAAGGAGAAAATTCAAAGTGGTGGCTCTCTGAAAGAGGATGACGTTCCAGTGAAGCATGCCAGCAGCCGGTATGAAAAAGGCTGCGGCCCTTCTATTGGCCAAAACGTTAAAGGTGTTTCTAGCAGGAGCCGAAAAATTGGAGTACCCATTAGAGACTTAAACAAGAGAAAACTCTACTCTGTAAAAAAGAAACCAAGAAAGAGTCAATCTTTGTCTGAACCTGAAGATTCGGAAGAATATTGGGTACTGGAGGAAGAAAACTTGCACAAATTTGAGAAAGATGAGACAGATGAAGAATATTATTTTGAGGAAGATCGACCAAATGAGCAGCTGGACTTTTGTAAAACCAACTTCTTTAAGCAGATTGCTCAGCAAAGGATTTTGTGGAAACCACCAAAAGGAGCCTTTCCGGCCCATCTTGTTGGGTGGCCTGTCAGAGAAAAGCTTAAAGTAAAGAAAAAGAGTTTAACTGAAACTCTTGAGCAGGCACATAAACTTAAAGCATGTGACTATGCAAAGTATGAGAAGCCTGAGAGAGGATACAAAGAGGTGACCGACCTGAAGAAACCTCAGCATAAAACAGGTG GAAAATCCCAAAAGAAAACCTCTGGGGCAACTGTTGAAGAGTACTGGGTTGGAAGAGGTGCTAAGCCCAAATTCACAGAACCTGCATATTATCTGCAAGATACAACCAAAAGCCAAGAGCAAGGTAGTGTAT
- the LOC120940368 gene encoding uncharacterized protein LOC120940368 isoform X3 produces MNSSAPPPESGQYATSQQRPFFYAQPTAQLPFPNPWYLAQLYNPYCISGPGYRGGNPYMPYYSVPLHEYPGFYVPQQQMNLRMNRRPYFNPHPPAPMFYHATRFRHYASPGRRTETKETQTDPRQPEYIPKKHPGTEREDCDKGNAVSHSSGISTENGHLPETAETTMSPVTAMPERDFVKNACNSAQYRNMPPGSFAYEKEEVRIEYGSGSPAAIQMWKSYKETIPIYDVAVVKEIPENVVQRDLFCEGVLYGPHTEENIAVQSISFTNTEERKQLPPPKLCLDEVHETETQTFVQDGEPRPESAKQDKQNSRPKIPLEGESQSILAEHVDAACTVYDVHQAIHDSEETDTSEEASEELLVGLDTCPENVTQSESVCNGEIKVANASVWVEDSVQKFIPSPSWVAWIENQETNYDYDVYMSQRRQKRPSILSITSDELSSRDEGSSMDNGSVSYFVPDYMLRKGLYAFRRSAESSEKEKIQSGGSLKEDDVPVKHASSRYEKGCGPSIGQNVKGVSSRSRKIGVPIRDLNKRKLYSVKKKPRKSQSLSEPEDSEEYWVLEEENLHKFEKDETDEEYYFEEDRPNEQLDFCKTNFFKQIAQQRILWKPPKGAFPAHLVGWPVREKLKVKKKSLTETLEQAHKLKACDYAKYEKPERGYKEVTDLKKPQHKTGGKSQKKTSGATVEEYWVGRGAKPKFTEPAYYLQDTTKSQEQGSVYKPPKKKGTRKSSSKRKQARTDTEEIETWEIPRSFLYRGHGLRKGGTRKK; encoded by the exons ATGAACAGTTCAGCACCACCTCCTGAAAGTGGGCAGTATGCCACATCGCAGCAAAGGCCCTTCTTTTATGCACAACCAACGGCACAACTACCTTTCCCAAACCCTTGGTACCTTGCCCAACTTTACAATCCATACTGCATCTCTGGACCAG gttaCCGGGGGGGTAATCCATATATGCCCTATTATTCGGTCCCACTTCATGAGTATCCTGGATTTTATGTCCCTCAACAGCAAATGAACTTGCGAATGAACCGAAGACCTTATTTTAATCCTCATCCACCAGCCCCCATGTTTTACCATGCCACACGATTTAGGCACTACGCCAGTCCAGGGAGAAGAACTGAAACAAAAGAAACACAGACAGATCCAAGGCAGCCTGAATATATACCCAAAAAGCACCCAGGTACAGAAAGGGAAGACTGTGATAAAGGAAATGCAGTTTCCCATTCATCTGGCATCAGCACAGAGAATGGACACCTCCCGGAGACTGCTGAAACGACAATGTCTCCAGTGACGGCAATGCCAGAAAGAGACTTTGTCAAAAATGCCTGCAATTCAGCACAGTATCGAAATATGCCTCCAGGAAGCTTTGCATATGAGAAAGAGGAGGTAAGAATAGAGTATGGAAGTGGTTCTCCTGCTGCCATACAGATGTGGAAGTCTTATAAAGAAACTATACCAATATATGATGTGGCAGTAGTTAAAGAGATACCAGAAAATGTAGTGCAGCGTGATCTATTTTGTGAGGGTGTATTGTATGGCCCCCACACTGAAGAAAATATTGCAGTGCAGAGCATATCCTTCACAAACACAGAGGAGCGCAAGCAGTTGCCACCTCCTAAACTCTGCCTTGATGAAGTGCATGAAACCGAAACCCAGACTTTTGTGCAAGATGGTGAACCAAGGCCAGAATCGGCTAAGCAAGATAAACAAAACTCAAGACCAAAAATTCCACTAGAGGGAGAATCTCAGTCTATTCTTGCTGAACATGTTGATGCTGCATGTACTGTTTATGATGTCCACCAAGCAATTCACGATTCAGAGGAAACTGATACATCTGAAGAAGCAAGTGAAGAGCTTCTAGTTGGACTGGATACATGTCCAGAAAACGTGACTCAAAGCGAGTCTGTATGTAATGGAGAAATAAAGGTGGCAAATGCAAGTGTATGGGTAGAGGACTCTGTTCAAAAGTTTATTCCCTCGCCATCCTGGGTGGCCTGGATTGAAAATCAAGAAACAAATTATGACTATGATGTGTATATGTCTCAGAGAAGGCAAAAGCGCCCCAGTATATTGAGCATTACATCAGATGAGCTTTCATCTAGAGATGAGGGCTCGTCCATGGATAATGGTTCAGTTTCTTATTTTGTGCCAGATTATATGCTTCGAAAAGGCTTGTACGCTTTCCGACGAAGTGCAGAGAGCTCAGAAAAGGAGAAAATTCAAAGTGGTGGCTCTCTGAAAGAGGATGACGTTCCAGTGAAGCATGCCAGCAGCCGGTATGAAAAAGGCTGCGGCCCTTCTATTGGCCAAAACGTTAAAGGTGTTTCTAGCAGGAGCCGAAAAATTGGAGTACCCATTAGAGACTTAAACAAGAGAAAACTCTACTCTGTAAAAAAGAAACCAAGAAAGAGTCAATCTTTGTCTGAACCTGAAGATTCGGAAGAATATTGGGTACTGGAGGAAGAAAACTTGCACAAATTTGAGAAAGATGAGACAGATGAAGAATATTATTTTGAGGAAGATCGACCAAATGAGCAGCTGGACTTTTGTAAAACCAACTTCTTTAAGCAGATTGCTCAGCAAAGGATTTTGTGGAAACCACCAAAAGGAGCCTTTCCGGCCCATCTTGTTGGGTGGCCTGTCAGAGAAAAGCTTAAAGTAAAGAAAAAGAGTTTAACTGAAACTCTTGAGCAGGCACATAAACTTAAAGCATGTGACTATGCAAAGTATGAGAAGCCTGAGAGAGGATACAAAGAGGTGACCGACCTGAAGAAACCTCAGCATAAAACAGGTG GAAAATCCCAAAAGAAAACCTCTGGGGCAACTGTTGAAGAGTACTGGGTTGGAAGAGGTGCTAAGCCCAAATTCACAGAACCTGCATATTATCTGCAAGATACAACCAAAAGCCAAGAGCAAGGTAGTGTAT